The window TCGCTTGGCGGTTGTAGTAGCGCCCATCGCCGCCCACCACCAGGGTTTCGTTTTGATAGCCTTCCAGGCTGTCAAAAATCGACTGGACAAAGTTTTCTAGATAGTTTGACTGCTGAAAAACCTTAACTTTTTTCCGCAAGCCCGAGGTGCCGGGCTTTTGGTCGCTATAGGGCTGTGTGGATACGGTTTGAATACTCATAGGGTCAAAATTTGCTCCAAGGTCAACCAGGTGCAACCTCAGGATAAATCCCTAGCTAACTCTGAAGGATAAATCCCTCTCTAACTTATGGGGTAAATCGTAAGCCTTAGTTAAGGGATGGGGTTCAGGAATTGGCCCCTGCCGAGCTGTAGCAGCTCTAAAGCCCCCTCGTTTGTTGCATCTATGACTGCTCAACAACTGACCTCAATTCAGTCGCGCCCCAGCACAAGTCACGCCGATTTGCCCGCGATCGCCGCTTTTTACGAGATCTGTGAACAAGTTGACCAGCTCGACAACACCCCCACCCTCGCCGACCTCCAGCGCCGCCTCGACTACCCGCCCCCCGGCGGCACTCACCATCGCCAGCTCTGGGAAACCCCGAAGGGCGAGCTGGTGGGTCTGGTTGCCCTGTGGATCGACGACCCTGCTGATGTGGCCACCGATGCGCTAGAGGGTTGGGCGGGCATCTTTGTGCATCCCGACTGGCGCGGTGCTCACCTAGAAGCTGAACTGCTGAGCTGGGCCGAGCAGCAGGTGCGAGAGCAGGCCGCCGTTGCCCAGCGCTCCGCTAAGCTCTATGCCGGGACCAGAGCCGATGCTACCTACTACCGAGCTATCTACGAGACGCCGGGTTACGAGATGATTCGCCGGTTTCACACCATGGTGCGATCGCTGCTCAACCCCATCCCTCAGCCCCAGTTTCCTGAGGGCTTTACTTCTCGCCCAACCAACGCTGACGAAGCCGTTGCCTGGGTGGAGATGTTTAACGAAAGCTTTGTCGATCACTGGCACTTTACGCCGATGACGCTGAAGGACCGCCAGTTTCGCCTCACCTACCCCACCTACCAACCCGAATTTGACTGGGTGGCCGTTGCCTCCGATGGCACCCTGGCCGGGTTCTGCGGCGGTGCCATTGACCATGAGGAAAACACCCTGAAAAACCGCAAAGAAGGGTGGATCAACATTCTGGGTACCCGAAGAGGCTACCGCCGCCAGGGACTGGCGCGGGCTATGCTGCTGCAAGGGCTGCATCAGCTTCAGGCAGCGGGGATGGAAACAGCTCTGCTAGGGGTAGATACTCAGAACCCCAACCAGGCTATGGGGCTTTACGAATCCGTAGGATTCACCATCAAAGAAACTTACCTGACCTACCAAAAGTCTCTCGGATGAGAGCCCCAGTTGCTGGCCCATAAAAGCTACCGCTTTGACACGGCTTTGGATGCTGTAACATACCAGCGCCAGGGCAGGTCGGCTCCCTGGGTCAGGCCAATGCGGGTGGTTTGGGTGAAGTCGATCTCCCCCGCCTCAAGCCGCTGCTGCCAGTCAATATCCCGATGCTCTAGCCAGAGACCAGAGGCCGGGGTCAGGGGCAGGTCGGTGAGGGTGCGATTAATATCCAGCAAGAGGCAGAGCTTGCCAGGGCCAGCCCCCCAGCGAGCGGGTTTTTCGACCCGGTACCCTGCTAGCCAGGGGGGAATGGTGTCGAGTTCGACGGCACGAATCAGCACGGCGCTGGGGATGCGATCGCGATCGGTGATCACGTTAAAGCAGTGGTAAATGCCGTAGATCAGATACACGTAGCTGTAGCCCGGCGGGCCAAACATCACCCTATTGCGGACTGTTTCGCGGCGGTAGGCGTGACAGGCCGGGTCGCCCTCGGTATAGGCCTCGGTTTCGACAATGGTGGCGCTGAGCTGGCGACCGTCGGCCCACCGCCGCACTAGCCTACAGCCCAACAGGTCTGGTGCCACTTCTAAAGACGATCGTCCCAGCCAATCTGGGGTAATGGGCGCAGGCTGATTACAAAGCTTTATGTTGTCCTCTGAGGCAGGCTTGTTAAGATGACTCAAAACCAAAGCTCCGATAATACCGACCTTTCTATCATCCCTACTGCTCCTATGGATATCAAACTTGTACTGGCTGTGCTCACCGGGTTGTTTGTGGTTGCCACCCTCTTCTTTGGCACTAAAAACGGCTTCTACGACACTGACGACTACCACGGCAACGGTTCAGCTCACTAGGCTCACTCAGCATATTGGCCTGTTCATTGGCTTTGCTGTGCCGCCGTTAGGGTGTTCGCCGTTCCGTGAGTAATCTGGTCTGCTTTCCGTTTGGTGCGGGTCACGGCCAAGAAGGGCTGTGCCTAGAGCTGCGCATGGGGCCACGTCGCATCGTGCTCGACTGCGGCCTGCGGGATCTGTCGGTTTTAATGGCGGCGGGCGATGTTGGAACCGATACTCCTGAGCCGGTTTCCAAACGCTCTGCGAATCGCATCGCCTCCGCCGACCTGCTCTTTTGTAGCCACGCCCACAGCGACCACGCTCGCGGTGTTTGGGCGTTTAGCCAGGCCTTCCCCCAGGTGCCCATCTACGGCAGCGAGGTGACCGCCCAGCTGTTACCCCTCAACTGGCTGGGCGCA is drawn from Leptolyngbya subtilissima AS-A7 and contains these coding sequences:
- a CDS encoding GNAT family N-acetyltransferase — its product is MTAQQLTSIQSRPSTSHADLPAIAAFYEICEQVDQLDNTPTLADLQRRLDYPPPGGTHHRQLWETPKGELVGLVALWIDDPADVATDALEGWAGIFVHPDWRGAHLEAELLSWAEQQVREQAAVAQRSAKLYAGTRADATYYRAIYETPGYEMIRRFHTMVRSLLNPIPQPQFPEGFTSRPTNADEAVAWVEMFNESFVDHWHFTPMTLKDRQFRLTYPTYQPEFDWVAVASDGTLAGFCGGAIDHEENTLKNRKEGWINILGTRRGYRRQGLARAMLLQGLHQLQAAGMETALLGVDTQNPNQAMGLYESVGFTIKETYLTYQKSLG
- a CDS encoding DNA-3-methyladenine glycosylase — encoded protein: MSHLNKPASEDNIKLCNQPAPITPDWLGRSSLEVAPDLLGCRLVRRWADGRQLSATIVETEAYTEGDPACHAYRRETVRNRVMFGPPGYSYVYLIYGIYHCFNVITDRDRIPSAVLIRAVELDTIPPWLAGYRVEKPARWGAGPGKLCLLLDINRTLTDLPLTPASGLWLEHRDIDWQQRLEAGEIDFTQTTRIGLTQGADLPWRWYVTASKAVSKR